The following proteins are co-located in the Apium graveolens cultivar Ventura chromosome 5, ASM990537v1, whole genome shotgun sequence genome:
- the LOC141661284 gene encoding uncharacterized protein LOC141661284 encodes MAPNRTRSGTSEDESEASRTDLSKIEVNLRALFEAQNQTLIQTCNNNNVNIEQNAKSIAELNELVLGLSTQVSKLISSDSGFNGHETNSGSTGHEDRGSKGVSYAARMTRVDFPKFDGTDLRSWLFKCNQFFQLDDTTDSQKVRLAAIHLEGKALLWHQTYMQRLNDVVPTWSQYTEAINVRFGELFDDPMSDLKALKQQGSVQEYHDHFDALSRRLKLSKAYLLSCYLGGLKEEIQLSVRMFTPTSIQQALCLAKLQEASIKARQPKGNNKTPLLPTPTSKPFSQYTSTHQPSSTYPNKPILALPSPTYNNRRTLTPEELSEKRAKNLCFWCDEKYVPGHKCKGKKSQFFHIEVEDDMDGGEFAEQEKEPVDEQKQCAQISIEAMEGISAFQTMRVTGHHDKKNLHILIDSGSTHNFIDAAKALRLNCTVEKIAPMSVRVADGGQLLCDKIIKNFSWKMQGVSFLADVLLLPLNGSDIVLGIQWLSQLGPVLWDFSQLTMQFTYKGEKVKLRGMSTKKLRSIKSQKLDKLVQTVGELSMLQLVPITVGNSPQIMASCNNCEVTMEGDMQEVLQQYASVFEEIKELPPVREQFDHRIPLKEGTDAINLRPYRYSLTQKNVIEEMVQEMLEQGIIRPSNSPFAAPIVLVKKKDGGWRLCTDYRSLNKATVKDKFPIPVIEELMDELQGAKHFSKIDLKSGYHQIRMAPQDIFKTAFKTHLGHYEYLVMLFGLTNAPSTFQSLMNHVFKPMLRKGVLVFFDDILIYSSTWNEHLTHVKKVLEILKENQLHVNMKKCSFGVSEIHYLGHVISAEGVHTEQDKIRAIVEWPTPINLKQLRGFLGITGYYRRFIQDYGKICRPLTELLRKDAFRWNDKAQEAFEVLKSKMARPPVLALPNFSKSFTVETDASAQGMGAVLLQEGHPIAFLSKAFSPKNALLSAYERELLAVVFAVNKWQHYLMSLPFVIKTDQQSLKYVLEHKLSTPFQQKWLSKLAGFDYTVEYKSGKENVVADALSRTSGLQLLSMAVSSVNSQLLDELKLYWQNDADIRRLIQEVQQNPLSHPHYKWSDGVLLRKGKLVVG; translated from the coding sequence ATGGCTCCAAATCGAACACGGAGTGGCACATCTGAGGATGAAAGCGAGGcatcaagaacagatctcagCAAAATCGAGGTAAATCTTCGTGCTTTGTTTGAGGCCCAGAATCAGACTTTGATTCAGACTTGCAACAATAATAATGTAAATATAGAGCAGAATGCCAAATCCATTGCCGAGTTAAATGAGCTAGTATTAGGCTTGTCTACCCAAGTGTCTAAATTAATCTCGAGTGACAGCGGCTTTAATGGTCATGAGACTAATAGTGGGAGTACGGGTCATGAAGATAGGGGGAGTAAAGGGGTATCTTATGCAGCTAGAATGACTAGGGTggattttccaaaatttgatggGACAGATCTGAGATCTTGGTTATTTAAATGTAACCAATTTTTTCAATTGGATGACACCACTGATTCACAAAAAGTGAGGCTAGCTGCTATACACCTAGAGGGTAAGGCTTTATTGTGGCATCAAACATATATGCAAAGATTAAATGATGTTGTTCCCACATGGAGTCAATATACTGAAGCTATTAATGTTCGATTTGGTGAGTTATTCGATGATCCCATGTCTGATTTAAAAGCTCTTAAACAGCAAGGCTCTGTACAAGAATACCATGATCACtttgatgcccttagtaggagACTAAAACTCTCAAAAGCTTATTTACTCAGTTGTTATTTGGGGGGCCTAAAGGAGGAGATTCAGCTATCTGTACGAATGTTCACACCCACCTCTATTCAACAGGCTCTTTGCCTAGCCAAGTTACAGGAAGCTTCGATTAAAGCGAGACAACCCAAAGGTAATAACAAAACTCCTTTATTACCTACTCCTACGAGTAAACCTTTTTCTCAATACACTTCCACTCATCAACCATCTTCCACTTATCCAAATAAACCCATTCTGGCCCTTCCCTCACCCACCTACAACAATAGACGTACTTTAACCCCCGAAGAGTTATCTGAAAAGCGAGCTAAAAATTTATGCTTTTGGTGTGATGAGAAATATGTCCCGGGTCATAAGTGTAAAGGCAAGAAATCTCAGTTTTTCCACATTGAGGTCGAGGATGATATGGATGGAGGAGAGTTTGCAGAGCAAGAAAAAGAACCAGTTGATGAACAAAAACAATGTGCCCAGATTTCGATTGAAGCGATGGAAGGCATATCAGCTTTCCAAACCATGCGTGTGACTGGTCACCATGACAAAAAGAACTTACACATTCTTATTGATAGTGGAAGTACCCATAATTTTATAGATGCAGCTAAAGCCTTGAGGTTGAATTGTACTGTTGAAAAGATTGCACCTATGAGTGTTCGAGTAGCTGATGGAGGTCAGTTATTGTGTGATAAGATTATCAAGAATTTCTCATGGAAGATGCAGGGTGTCTCCTTCTTGGCAGATGTACTGTTATTACCTCTCAATGGTAGTGACATTGTTCTAGGAATTCAATGGTTGTCTCAGCTTGGTCCAGTTTTGTGGGATTTTTCGCAGCTGACCATGCAATTTACATACAAAGGTGAGAAGGTGAAGCTTCGTGGAATGTCAACAAAGAAGTTAAGGTCGATCAAATCTCAAAAATTGGACAAACTAGTACAAACAGTAGGAGAATTATCTATGTTGCAATTGGTTCCTATAACAGTTGGGAATAGTCCCCAGATAATGGCAAGTTGTAATAATTGTGAAGTAACAATGGAAGGAGATATGCAGGAGGTGTTGCAGCAATATGCCTCAGtttttgaagaaattaaagaattACCTCCTGTAAGAGAGCAATTTGATCATAGAATACCCTTAAAGGAGGGTACTGATGCTATTAATTTACGACCATACAGGTACTCTCTCACACAGAAAAACGTGATAGAAGAAATGGTACAAGAGATGTTAGAGCAAGGGATAATCAGGCCTAGCAATAGTCCTTTTGCTGCACCTATAGTGCtggtcaagaagaaagatggtgGGTGGAGATTGTGTACGGATTATAGGAGCTTAAACAAGGCAACGGTCAAGGATAAATTTCCTATACCCGTCATAGAGGAGTTGATGGATGAGCTTCAAGGAGCTAAGCACTTTTCAAAAATCGACCTAAAGTCGGGATATCATCAGATCAGGATGGCACCTCAAGACATATTCAAGACTGCGTTTAAAACTCACCTTGGTCACTATGAGTATTTGGTAATGCTGTTTGGGTTAACAAATGCACCCTCGACATTCCAATCGTTGATGAATCATGTCTTTAAGCCCATGTTAAGGAAAGGAGTTTTGGTGTTTTTCGATGATATCCTAATCTATAGTTCGACGTGGAATGAACACCTAACACATGTTAAGAAGGTACTGGAGATTCTGAAGGAGAACCAGCTTCACGTAAATATGAAGAAATGTTCATTTGGTGTATCTGAAATCCATTACTTGGGTCACGTAATTTCAGCTGAGGGGGTGCACACTGAACAGGATAAGATACGAGCAATTGTGGAATGGCCTACTCCCATTAATCTCAAACAGTTGAGAGGGTTTTTGGGAATAACAGGATACTATAGGCGCTTCATACAAGATTATGGTAAGATATGTAGACCTCTGACAGAGTTGTTGAGAAAAGACGCGTTCCGGTGGAATGACAAGGCACAGGAAGCTTTTGAAGTGCTCAAGTCAAAGATGGCCAGACCACCAGTTTTGGCACTCCCTAATTTCAGTAAATCCTTTACGGTAGAAACTGATGCTTCAGCTCAAGGGATGGGGGCAGTTTTACTGCAAGAAGGTCATCCAATTGCTTTTTTGAGTAAGGCTTTTTCTCCAAAaaatgcacttttatctgcttaTGAAAGGGAGTTACTGGCAGTAGTTTTTGCAGTCAATAAATGGCAACATTATTTAATGAGTCTACCGTTTGTCATTAAAACAGACCAACAAAGTTTAAAATATGTTTTAGAGCACAAACTTTCTACTCCTTTCCAGCAAAAGTGGTTGTCCAAATTAGCTGGGTTTGATTACACTGTTGAGTACAAGAGTGGGAAGGAAAATGTGGTAGCGGACGCGTTATCTCGTACTTCTGGGTTGCAACTATTATCTATGGCGGTATCTTCTGTTAATTCACAGCTGTTGGATGAATTAAAGTTATATTGGCAGAATGATGCGGACATTAGGAGACTAATACAAGAAGTGCAGCAGAATCCATTATCACACCCTCACTACAAATGGAGTGATGGAGTgttgttaaggaaaggtaaaT